The sequence ATATTAAACTGATAAGAACAGATACTACACTTGATCTTAGCCAAAAGGCCGAGAAAGGTTATACTTTTTCCGTCATATGCACGCCTCTTTTATACTCACCCTCTTCCTCTCAATTCTGTAGCTTGACCGATTGGGACAAGCTTTTGCTTCTATTCTCATCTTCTCAAATTCTCAATCTCATCTCTCATCGCTTTCTAAATagtattaaaataaattgaaataattatgCAAACATTCTAAGGCCTAAAACATTAAACTTTGgccctttttcttttccttcttacCAGGGATTAAATTTCCATCCAATCTTTAGTCATTctatccaaattaatttttaagtgAACTATAGCATGGCATCTTAGAGTTGTTATATTAatcaaaagtttttcaattcaaaatagGGTCGATATATATCGTGTATATGGCATATTCAAAAATTTTTGTGACCAAAAGCTTTATAtgatttagtaaaaataaattaattgagtgAAGCTTAAACTAAGATCTAGGGGGCTGGAAGACAAATTTACCACTAAACTAGCCAATGATTTTTATActatgtcatatatatatatatatataaaagtttcgATTTTATTTCGTTTCTTCCAACTTTTAATTGatccgtttggtaaccattttggttttttaaagtCAAGCATATTTCCTCCTCATTTGTtgcaataatttgcatcttctTTAGTATagtggttgaattcttagtcaaacttcaaaaaacaaaactactttttgaaagctacttttttttagttccaaaaaaattgtttgattttttaaactattagtcaaaagtaaataacaaataaataaatttggaggtggaagtagtatctatagacttaaattttaaaaacaaaaacaaaaacaaagaaacaaaatgattattgGACAGATGGTTGATTTGGTTCTTAAGCTTGTCTTCCattttaataattcaattatatatctaTTTTGGTCTccaaacatttaaaatataatcattttggtctttgttatattatttttccaTGTATTACTTGTAGGTTGTCCTATGCTCGTCTATTTCTTTATGTGACTTTAGGTTATGTTCATATTAACATGTAACACATACTCGACGCTATGTCATCAAAATCATAATAGAGATAAGAATcacaaaatagtttttttttttcttttcttttttgtataaAAGGACTAAACGAAACACTTTTGGAAGTTTAGATGTTAAAAAGGAACCATAgtaaaaaataagaaatcaaaatagatattttaaatGTTACCAAAATATAACAGaaatttttaacaaaatctaTGCTGCAATATTGAAATTAGATAATGAAATACTGATGTGACATTCAAAGCTTTTCAATCAAATCATTTAGAGTTgataataatgatgataataataataataatgcaattaaaattgaataacaaAATGGTCAcacgtgaaaaaaaaaaaaaaaaaatctctttttatTTGCTAGAATATGAAAAATTGTCACACCTCTAAACAATGTTTTGAGCAATcctaatttatctttaatggATTGAATTTTCAAGGAGGTAGGTGACATCAAAATGGTTTATAAACATTGTAAAACAATTAgttcatataaaataaattattttaaatgtaaatGTCAAGCAAAAATTACATATCAACTTTGGTTTTATTTGAGATTgtaatttttgaaataattacTAGTAGAACTTTTAGAAAAAGAGCAGTCAAATGaagtgaataaagtgtttagcaaatttcaaactttatatGAAACGTATTATAAAGTATGGATGACATAAAAATTCCAATAGTTAATTACGAGAGGTGTGAGAACTGAAACTAACTTAGGTAGGTTTTAGAAATTAAcccaaatggaaaaaaaaaaacgctttaaattatcttataatcaaatttttaaaacacaatggagcttattccaaatttattatttataactcTTTTAGTATTGGAAGGtaatgatttaaatttattaaagttGAACAATTAGGTTTGGCTCTAAAAAATGTTTCAAGCTAATCCAACCCACGAACACTTCTAACCTCAATTGTTCTTAAAATATactattaatattttctttaaaaaaaaaaaaaaaaaaaaactttagagtttaccaaaaaaaaaaatacactttAGGATTTTTAGTCTAGAGTATTTGTGTGATTTAGTTTGCCATTTTATAAATACATAGTATTTGTGTATTTCATAGTTACTTTTTGTATAAGATATTTGATTTATTCAAtgcttaaattttaattatcatGATTATTGCATTACGATTCAGTGTATTTGAATTTGTACATGGTACTTTAACATTTTGgatcttcatttttttatggagagattttttattatctataatctataatatattaaaaatagtaatttttagaaaacttttttGGACTATTTTGCCCtctatcaattttaaaaattacacaATAGGGCACTTGAAATTAATTCTACCAATCATtagtgtatttttttaaaaaaaaaattacacaatATGCCACTTGAAATTAATTCtaccaataattaatttttttcaaaaaagaggTTGATTATCAAGAATAATAAATAAGGGAATAAAAAAGCTTTTCTAcaacttaaaaaatttattttcaatcaattataattaattatagagtttcaaaagttttagaaaacCAAAAGGTTTGCAACTTTTTAACATCTACTTCcattggaaaaaaaacattttttaatcaTTCTTCCACCAACATTTTCACCAAATATTTTTCTAAGATTCTGCTttctttattattcttttattatttcaacTAATTGTTCTCACATGTATATCTAATCTATGAGATTAGTTGGATAGAAGCTCCAACTGTAAGTGAAGGTTTACATTTGTATTCATAATCAAACGTGTCATCAAACTTTGGGTAGCTTCAAAAGTGCATTTTTTTCCCATCATAAACCTCGAGGGGGAAAAAAGCCCATGAGATCCAAAatcgacattttttttattttttttttctccaatctTAGTCTTATTGCATTCTCATATcaaatgttttaaaagggtaCTCCCACGTGGACTTTGAACGTGAAtcaatgtaaaataaaaattttaaattgagaaGAAGACGATGACAACAATGACGAAGATGACGAGGTATACAGTGACGACGAAGAaggcaaagaagaagaagaatgaccCATGAGATACAAAATCtacatatttcatttttttcctcaatCCTAACCTTATCATATTCCCATATAGAATGGTTTAAAAGGTACTCacctttgaattttgaacatgaATGATGCTTATGTTTTTAGAGCATTAAGCGAAAGTGAGGGCTACatgtttaactttttttttttcgttttttctcAATCTTAATCTTATCATATTCCCATATAGAATGTTTAAAAGGGTATTGAATTTTGAACATGAATGATGCTTATGTTTTTAAAGTATTAAGCCAAAGTGGAGGCTCATGTCTCATGtatatgaaatttgattttatgaatgttattttctttaaataaaatattaaaaaaaacaatgttcACGGTGTTTTCAATCTCAAAAGATCTCAAGATGTTTgtgtatgttattttaatattaagtgtattatttttatttataatatataatatatttaaaaattacaatCACAAAAATGTATTTATGGACTATTTTATCTcatctcaaaatttaaatataaaatatgtcgTTAAAATTAATTGTCAACAATTGCCAACAGAGTTGAACTAAGTAATTTGTTTCTCAATAATAAATagttaattcaataattaatacatatatcttctgaaaaaaaaaacaatttattacatgtttaattatatttaatgtaaaaaaaatactaaaattattGTAACTTactatcttaaaaaaaatagtaagagGAGAGCCATTCGTGGACTACTTTGTCCCTTCAACAAATCTTGAATTTACCACATTGTCTTTTATTCTAAAACAAACATAAACTATCCTTATTGAGTTGTTTTAggataataataaaagaaaattaatagtttttttaaaataaaaaataaaaaaaatccatggtGTTAtggttttattaaaaaaaaaaatgttacctACGTTCTtagaaattattatttaattaaaataaaaataaaaataacaaaacaggaataaaattaacattaatattagttgtttatttttttttcacattctCAAATTCATACATAACCTATATATGTTTAAGAGATAAAATGTTAGAATATGAAACGTTTTTATGTTTATAAGTATATTTAATGGTGAGATTTGAAAGGTTTGGTTACTTGTATCTTCTACAATTGATGATAAGCAACTCTCTTCGatcatttttactttttaacgAACATTTGAACTTTCTCTTTTATTgaggtttttaaaaaaaaataaaaataaaaataaatttttttatttcattcaccATCTTACTTTGccttataattttattagattatttataAACCGTCATCTTTGGTTATACTTTTGTGTTGAAATGTTAATACTTTGTTATTTAGATTCGCTAAGAGGTCAATAATTAAATCCATGGTGGCCACCTACCTAGGAATTAATACCTACTATTGTTTATGTACCATAAACAAGTTGGTTCGAGAGGGACTTTGTTTATGTACCATATTCATTGAAGAACGGTTGTGGACATGGTGTagatgttgggattgatgtcctaattctcccggagtctcgttgttttgtaaagatacacattgttcaatgaataaaataagtgttatttaattctggcatttacttatatccaataaacaaggctccttggttatcttatgtgaacttaagcatgtatatgtgttaaatagtgatatacaaatggatcatgcctaagtgataacctaaatagtctgtcagtataaggattaaggtgggatacttgatccttgtgacactatggatacggcccgctttgtagaggtttgcaagtattgtaaacaactacagatggtagatcctgaccattcatgtagagacgtggagcggggttgtcctatacaaagagtttgtataagacctggaccacgagatgactagactctgtatataacgtcgttgaacTAAatgacttacatctcacctaaacgaccataggtgacacaacctcaatcctagtgtttgggaactcctgcctttgaaggcggtcctctgattagtatgggtgagagtggtcagattgccactcaacatgcttacctttttggggacttgccTAACTGGGAGCTGGAACTCAATCCACACATCGGAATCTCACTCTTTTtctcgaagtagggataagtaagagattgctcccttaagggctgattttggggcttgaacatagtggccacatcttcTCTTTGAGAAGAGAAGactagtcatagtaggactatgattttgTTCCAtgtagagggatcaatggtactcaaggagacagatgtaaactacaaggcataacggttattggcccacgctatacttacgagcgattgtgaagagttgtcgcacggctgattggttaagaatggacacataaatatatttgtggaaaggagagttcaactgtcggtctttagtagagtgcctgataGTTTAACGGATGGGTGATCCCGTGATAAAgagttttaattagttattcacgtaccgttggagcttcaagctacaNNNNNNNNNNNNNNNNNNNNNNNNNNNNNNNNNNNNNNNNNNNNNNNNNNNNNNNNNNNNNNNNNNNNNNNNNNNNNNNNNNNNNNNNNNNNNNNNNNNNNNNNNNNNNNNNNNNNNNNNNNNNNNNNNNNNNNNNNNNNNNNNNNNNNNNNNNNNNNNNNNNNNNNNNNNNNNNNNNNNNNNNNNNNNNNNNNNNNNNNNNNNNNNNNNNNNNNNNNNNNNNNNNNNNNNNNNNNNNNNNNNNNNNNNNNNNNNNNNNNNNNNNNNNNNNNNNNNNNNNNNNNNNNNNNNNNNNNNNNNNNNNNNNNNNNNNNNNNNNNNNNNNNNNNNNNNNNNNNNNNNNNNNNNNNNNNNNNNNNNNNNNNNNNNNNNNNNNNNNNNNNNNNNNNNNNNNNNNNNNNNNNNNNNNNNNNNNNNNNNNNNNNNNNNNNNNNNNNNNNNNNNNNNNNNNNNNNNNNNNNNNNNNNNNNNNNNNNNNNNNNNNNNNNNNNNNNNNNNNNNNNNNNNNNNNNNNNNNNNNNNNNNNNNNNNNNNNNNNNNNNNNNNNNNNNNNNNNNNNNNNNNNNNNNNNNNNNNNNNNNNNNNNNNNNNNNNNNNNNNNNNNNNNNNNNNNNNNNNNNNNNNNNNNNNNNNNNNNNNNNNNNNNNNNNNNNNNNNNNNNNNNNNNNNNNNNNNNNNNNNNNNNNNNNNNNNNNNNNNNNNNNNNNNNNNNNNNNNNNNNNNNNNNNNNNNNNNNNNNNNNNNNNNNNNNNNNNNNNNNNNNNNNNNNNNNNNNNNNNNNNNNNNNNNNNNNNNNNNNNNNNNNNNNNNNNNNNNNNNNNNNNNNNNNNNNNNNNNNNNNNNNNNNNNNNNNNNNNNNNNNNNNNNNNNNNNNNNNNNNNNNNNNNNNNNNNNNNNNNNNNNNNNNNNNNNNNNNNNNNNNNNNNNNNNNNNNNNNNNNNNNNNNNNNNNNNNNNNNNNNNNNNNaaatgatcgcatagctttatctaaacgattgggcatcgacttaTACGATAAGTCcccaccatctcccacttgctcagtcgtgtacgcgatcgatgtttcctcctttgtctgcctcataccaagtccgaacagagcccaccctctggattctcacaccgagaatatcaaaggtagccttgttggtggtgtcagactcaactcgacaccgtcgaggttttctggaggtcgttcgtggtgctaTGGAGGCAGTTTGTGTTACGAAAGAGTTTATggccgaggagatcgttgaggacaaaCTCGAAGTATTCGTTCTGTGTTCgttgcggtgttgcggtcgtgtagatcaagTGTTCGTGGTCCTGTTGTTTGAGCTAACGAAGCGTGGAGATGCTTCTGCCATTGTGCGTATAGTTTTCTCTTTATGcatttgagtttattcatgctTGAATTGTATAACTGTTTATATTAAAGTCGATTGTAAATGCAttgtttattcatgattgtaatttgaaatagtcttgtttcgctgctcatgaaaatctcgattccgatttccttcaataggATGGCTTTACTCAAATCTGATAGATTGAGACAAATGCTAAACATGGCACCTTGTGGATCCTTGTTTCTATTCAATGCCTATTTTATGTGGAGTCTTTGCTTTTTATACTTTTGTGCAGTAGGAAGGAGGTTGAAGCCTTTTGTTTTAGTATGTTCTTATTCTTTTTATGTTGAGAAGAAGACAACTTGATATTGCATAAAACATATTTAGTTTTGTGTTCATTACCTTGTTCATGTTTTTATTAGTATTTAAAGTACTAATTGAAGATATCAGAACTATTTTGTTGGAGttattttttagtttctaaatgaAGAAACAAACTTCCCCGAGTGAGATTGGTACACTCTAGTTTTGTTTGGTTTTGGATGAATTTTGTACTTAATGGATCTCTCATATCTTCATGCAAGTAAGAAGTTTGTTTTCTTAAATTACATTTGGAGTCTAAAAAAATCATGGCTTATGCATgagaaattttaatatttaaataattgggCTTAAAATGACTgccatttataaatatataatctgGTCAAAGCAAATGTAAGCTCTCAAGAAGAGCTAAATTTATGGCCTTAACTTTCCTATATTTAGATCATTCTTGTACTttatttgtcttattttgttGGAGAATTGACCCAATGGAGCAAATACGTTGCAAGGATGAAGAATCATgcaaaaatgaaggaaaaaccATGAGTCAAATGCACCACATCGAGCTGAGATGCAAAAGGATAATTCTGCCCTGTTCtggcattgcaacgctattccTAAACCTAAGTCTAATGCTCATTCGACGTTGTAAGGCAGTAGCATCAGGTACAgggaagcgttgcaacgctgccccaAATGTCATGACGCTCCGTAGTTGGATCATCGCCAGCATTCCAACGCTTGAACTTCAATGCTAAAGGACAGAACATTCGACATTGCAACGCTCTTTCAGAGCGTTGTGACGCTACAACGATTGATGGGATTTGATATGCGTGCGTGGGGCAACCGAGCGACCGTTGCAACACCTCATTGACGCTCTCCAATGTACGACGCTACGCGAAACCTATAAATAAGACGCTCGGGGTCAACCTTCAACACACAACATTCATACTGAAATACAACTCCGAATAAAGTAAAATCTGAGAAATTAGTCCGGTTTTGGGAGCCATTGAAGTCAAATTGCTGAGCAATTATCGCCATAGTCAGCCTCGATTCTCTTTCGATCATTGTAATTCCAATATGCCTTTTAGAGGCTAGGTAATTTTCTTGGGATAATTTGTATGTCTTGATTCTTAAAGTTACTAGTTTAATCTATTCAATTGTTGTGAAGTCTTTGGGTGGATTCGTTTTAATATTATTAGAGTTTCAATGATTttttctgacaaattaatttattgaaattcttgtGTGCTTCATTCTAGCCTATGcattattgattgattaagttgcacgtattaggatcgcatgtttagggtctagacttttttttaccaaactcatgtatgccctagtataatctttcccaaataaatcatgctataaaaTATGACTTTAtggcttgtagtatgtctcaacaattgaaccatttcttaatgcttttcagttttaacttatatgtcgctaagaaggaaaagttttaaactgaattGGTACtagttttgaattttatcaaaattggctaattgggctattagaatttTTAATAGATTGAGAGGTTCACATAATTGGAAAAATTAACTAGTACCTaatgatataaaataaaaagcatacaaACTAATCCCAAGATTTTTCCCTCAATTTGATTCAACCTTTTCTGTGCTAACTCTTGCTTttcataaaacaaaaacaaacccaTCAAAACCCTCTTTAAGTGGAATTTATAAATCGCCCTAAGTTGATTCAACAGTCTCTTTGTGGATTTGACCCCAATCTTACCGCTTTGCTACTTTTGTGGTGCAAATTTTGAATcggtgaaaataaattatttttgctCAGGCTGTGGGCAGTTACGACAACGCTAGTCCCGAAGTCCGAACAGAAAAGTATGTAATATTGTGCTTGTCCTATTACATGAACGTGGGCATGAGCATAGTGCAGGAGATGAACCGATATGGGCTTCACTTGAATAGGTCGTCGACAAGCGATGGTGAATTGAGAAGGCGGCTATGGGAGCTAGGTTAAAACCCACTCTATAGCATGTGGagaaatgaatattttattgatgatcAGACAATGTAGAATACATGGGTAAATATATTAACATAATAGATAATTAAGGAAAGTCTGAATAGCTTAAATTAAAAGGATAATTGACAGTTGATAATATTCCAATTTAAAACTAATAGTATCATATATGGTAACCGTGCTAAATTGATCGATGGAGacgtttaatatttttttaaatttttgataGATCAATAAATTTGTGTCTAATGGAGACGTTTAataatagatatttttttaaatttttgataaatcaataaatttgtgtctaatagCCAATAAGAGTGTAGCTGAACTGACATAGTGTTCATACTATCGACCTCGAAGTTTGAGGTTTGATTCCCTCATCCCactttttaattacaatacctttctaaaaaaaaattgtgtctAATAAGATATTAAACGTTTAGTTTTGTGTccaatatattaatatttttaaggaCCAAATAGGTATTagacctattagacacaaaaattaaaaatatatggacTTGTTAGACACGTTTAGTGTTCGAAGTCTATcgatctaataaaaaaaaaaaaaatccataaaccCAATAacactttttaaattaaaggtCGCAAGCCTATTTGACACAAACTTCAACATTTTAGAGATTATACTTGTACAATAAATGGGAATCTGAAGTTTTGTACTTTAAGAAAATAAGTAAATGATAAATTAGATCAAAATGAAATTTCACAGGGTAACTCagtttagaaatttaattttcccaaaaaggaaaaaaaatcaaattatttttaggttaaaatacaattttagaGTCTTGTACTTtgtattatttcaattttaatatatatgatttacGAATTTAGTCCATGTtgctagtttattgttttttttttctttttagaaaagaaacTTTTCCATTAGCATTATTactgtagtttttaaaaatggaaaacgTCAACTTATACCTATGAACATtgaggttgtatcaatttaaacttcaaactaataattgtatcaatttaaatcttaaattttagaagttgtatcaatttaaacttcaaagGAATAAAATTTCaaccttaaaatttcataagtgtatcaatttaaaccctaaattttcataaataaaacataacgaaagatttaaattgatacactatTAAAATTTCAAGGTTTAAATGCATACAgttattagtttgaggtttaaattgatacacccCTTAAAGTccatatttaaattgatacaattacccgtgtagagtttaaattgatacaaccttcAAAGTTTagaagtataaattgatatttgtcctttaaaaaatatgttcatgtattgtatttctttccataaaaattattatacttattatttaaccaatttcagTATGAAAGTTAACTTTcagtattaaatttaatatttattgaaaatacaatgactaaaattaatcaaacttCAAATTGTAAGAGCCAACATGTTATTTaaccttatttttttaaaaaaaaaatcgtgaattttgccttttatttaaaaaatatcctatatttttaaacGTAGCAATGTTTCTTTatttcaaaagttgcaatacattttataaataattcatAGAGTAGAAAtcctttaaaattttagatagaaattgaaagtgaaattagAAACAATTTGGCAATaatctaaagaaaaaaactgaatctcaattttttattttttatttttgtgtgggatattattctaaaatatttgtatacGGAAGAATTAGAAATAAAGCTTAAAATGATCTCTATATCCACAACAAGACATCATAGGCCATCCATTCCTTACAGATTATAACACAATCCACCGATTCTCTTTTACCTTTTTGGAATCTCTCCGGCCATGGCCCTTTCAATTTCTTCAACTGCGTTCTCGACTCTCCCAATCAGGTGAAccctaattcaaaattattttcattaatcttttctttttacCAAGTTTTCATTCTCCTCTGTTCTGTTTGGCAACAGAGAATCGTTTCACAGAGGACATTCTCCGGGAAAATTCCCAAATTATGAGCTCCGGCGGGATTATTACCGTTTGAAAGCTGCGAAATCCGGCGTGTCCAGCGTTTGTGAACCGCTCCCTCCCGACAGACCCCTCTGGTTCCCCGGCAGCAGCCCGCCGGAGTGGCTCGACGGCAGGTTGGTTAATTATACCttaattcacttctttcttctccttcgaTTTCTGGAATTAACAGAgtattaaaaatcactttttagcACCTAAAACTTTTATataagtaataatttaatctttaaactttagtatataacaatttagtatatctttataataattttggtccctaaactttattATATGAATGATTTAATACATGTATTTTAGAATTTGTAACGGTTTGGTCTCTGTCATAAAAATTAATGTTCAACTTTAATGAGATTTTTTGCATAAATAAATCGATAAGTTAATTAGCGATTCAATATTTTTACATAATACAAaatctacatcataaaataataaaaattgacatctaattttgatgaatttttcatgttagagattaaattgttacaaatttgaaagtataagaactaaattgttacattcTATAATTcaatgactaaattattacaaaactgAAAATACAGAAACTATATCGtcacaaatcaaaattcaaagactATGTTGTTATTTTCATTAAAGTTTAGcgatcaaaaatatttttttaactatatTAGCTTTTCTTCCATTGTTTTGCAGCCTTCCCGGTGATTTTGGGTTCGATCCGCTTGGATTGGGTATGCTTCTCTCCCTTTCTTTAATACAAATATCTACACCGTTCAAATTGGTTAATTGGTCGTAAGAAATAATGTAGATGGGATGCATAAAGATAATTGTTATCCATGATGtacctaaatatttttctatagttttaatgttatttttttaaataaagaagtaaaatattattttgatccaCATACTTTGAGTAAAGATTGATATTCATTTTTATCATAATTTTATCGAcactatatttaaaatttaaaatttattgtttagTGGTCAAGATAGTGAAACTTCTAATGCTTTGGACGTAGGTAGGTCAGGTCCAATCCTTTCGACGTTGTTCTCTATTGAATCTTCATATATTGATTATTTCACTCTAATGAAACATTTGAATAATTTCTTCTTAATTTTGAAtggataattaataataactatttaattaaaaattttcaataatagtCATTTAAGttagttatttaaaaaataaataaaatgggaGAAAATTTCACAATGggaactcaactccaccaattCCTTAAGACTAATCGAGTCTCaatccatttaaaattaaatggaaaattttGCAAGGATAAAGATGGAAAAGTCATCTCAAccttattcttctaattttagCTTATGTATTTTGGACACATGCTCtccataaatattaaaatttagtctataatattagtttattgttgatatttggtaaagtttttatttatttatttattagcattttcattataaactttgaaaatatattcacatgtttttttagtaaaaaaaatattatcagtttgttaattttgataaaaattaacagtaataagaaaaacaatattttaacctAACTTTAATGAAGATGGTTGTGTTAGGTTCTGACCCAGAGACACTAAAATGGTTCGCACAAGCGGAGCTAATGCACGCAAGATGGGCAATGCTAGCCGTAGCCGGAATCTTATTACCGGAATGGTTCGAAAGCTTAGGACTAATACAAGATTTCTCATGGTACGACGCCGGATCGCGGCAGTATTTTGCAGACTCGACGACATTGCTGGTGGCGCAGTTGGCGTTGATGGGGTGGGTGGAGGGGCGGCCGGAGCCGGTCATGGTGTTGCGGACTAAGGAGATCAAGAATGGGCGGCTGGCCATGTTGGcgtttgttggtttgtggtttCAGGCTATTTATACTGGCCAAGGGCCGCTTGAGAATCTCGCTGCCCACGTGGCAGATCCCGGCCATTGCAACATCTTTTCGGTAACATTTAATAATTattccatttttaaaattaaatttataaatatgggtcttttaaatataaaaaaatatttaaaaatatttacactttatagcaaaaagtttgaaaagtataaacatttttaa comes from Benincasa hispida cultivar B227 chromosome 2, ASM972705v1, whole genome shotgun sequence and encodes:
- the LOC120070873 gene encoding photosystem I chlorophyll a/b-binding protein 6, chloroplastic produces the protein MALSISSTAFSTLPIRESFHRGHSPGKFPNYELRRDYYRLKAAKSGVSSVCEPLPPDRPLWFPGSSPPEWLDGSLPGDFGFDPLGLGSDPETLKWFAQAELMHARWAMLAVAGILLPEWFESLGLIQDFSWYDAGSRQYFADSTTLLVAQLALMGWVEGRPEPVMVLRTKEIKNGRLAMLAFVGLWFQAIYTGQGPLENLAAHVADPGHCNIFSAFSAGSG